GAGATGGAGTATCAGTGTATGACACAGGGGCAAGTGAAATGGTGCTCTCAGTCTTCTGCAGCATGCCAGAAATGTATTACTAACACGACACACTTTCCTATCCTAGCATCACTCTACATATATTAAATGTAACATGTTACGGGGTCAAGAAGTTTTATGGCTCTTCATCTGCCATATAAAGGAGCTTTAGCAATAATTATTTACCTGTAAGtaactcaaacaaaaaaacatacCTTATCCTCAGTAAAGGATTTCCAATCAGGGCACTTTGTATCTGATGGTACTTGAGTAAAGCAAGAAATTTCTGAAGAAGTTATGGGAAGGAGATGTGTTTTCTCAGAAGCAAAGGTGGCATCAGGTCCTTTCACAGACTTGGAGGCTGAAGCAACTGTTTTACTTTGATAATTTCTTTGACTCTTATCAACAGTTTGGATTTCATGCCAAAGCTTATTTGCAAGAACTTGGGGAACAAAGCGTTTATTCTCCAATGAAATATTTACAAGTTCAACACTTaatggttttccttttatttttttctgattcatttCCTCCACAGCTAACTTGGCCTTACTAGTGTctttaaaggaaagaaacacaTGTCTAAggcataaaattaaaaaagaaaagacaagaaaaaattaactgagTAAAATAATGTATGAAGGTTATATCAGTAAGAACATGATAAGTTTTCTTCTACCGCATATTAACTGTACCTCCATTAAACTCAACAAAAAATTTCAAACTCCTTAAGTTCTCCTAAGATGAGAAGCTGCCTTTGGAATGGCAACTTTTTGTCAGCATACCTGTTTCTACATTAATTACTGAAACAAATCAATTAACAACTCCCCCCTCTCACCCATTACTCattcacagacagaaaaaaaaaatctgaaacaagtAAAACTGATGTATTAATATACCTGCAATTACTAGAATTCACAGAGATAATAGTGTCAGCAATCTGATACTTCTGGAAACGTGATCTTAAGTCATCCTACAAAATAGAAGCATATTTGGTTGTAAATGTATAGTACAAAAGAAGTCAGAAAAGAGGCATCACTACTATTCTGTAGCAGTAAATATGTAAACTGTAGATAGGAGCAGGCATACCTCTGACACTGAGGTGCTTAGGCCACCAACACGAACAAAAGAACACACGCTGCCACTCTCCATTATCTTTGCTTCTAAAAACAAATGTAAGAAAGCACTGTTACTAAGTAGTCTTGCTTCAGTTCAAGCTGTAAATTTCACAAAGTGTAGAtagaaaacctttaaaaaatcttaaagaaTAGAGTATTCTAACATAAAAATGAGCATACTGAGATGTGGAACAGTTCTGTTTATGAAAACACTTTCCCCTGAGTATTTACTAAGGTTtgaaagagagaagaggcaCAATCAGAGAAAACAGTGCTCTGAACTAACACGAAGCACTGTTTAAGCATGGGCAGCTGTTGTGTTAAAAGGAGTAATGAAATTTGGTAGAAAATAAGCCCCCTTGTGTTCCAGCTAACCCTCAGATATTAGAGGATCTGTGTGCAGCTGGGCTTAGATTCCAAGTGACAGCCAAACTTAATGGTCTGGTCATGTCCAGTCTTCTACAGGATGATCATGGCTCTGGGGGCATTACTGCATTACCATGCTATCCATCCACTTGTGCTTGTCATCAACTATCACTGCCACACCTTAGAGTTTGGTCACGTTCAATGAAATCTCTCAAAGCCAGATTAATGAACAGTGTAATTTACTGAAGCAACAGTGCACATGCTCTTTGGATTGCCAGTGATAAATCCACTGTCTGTAAAGAATGTTCAAATACCTCGGTTATGAGTAATACAGCCTGGCCAAAAATGCATAAAGAAAGTGACTCTATGCCCAGGGAGGCACTTGGTCCAGTCAGGTGTTCAAATCTTACCCAAAGGAGCCCtgatggagaggaagagaggctTAGCCTGTCAACTGGTCCCAGAGGTCATGGTTGCCCTTGTGATGGTATCTTCCCCAACAGCCTTCCCCCTGCTGGCTTTTTTTGTACTATTTTACCTTACAGGTGGAGGCTGAATGACTCCACTCATACACACCTTTATCATGACTGATGCAAAGTTCTCTTGCTTCACATTGAAAGGTATAGACTAGAGAAAATTCAGAGTGCATGCTCAGCCAGGGGTGGTTTCACCTTTGAGGTGGGTGGCTTTTGGGGATGAAGGTGTGTTTTGGTATTACAATGCGAAAAATTCACTTAATTCACATCTTGCCAAAAGGTGGCAGGTTATTGGCTCAGGGGTATCAAAAGTACAGCTGGTTGGTCCCATAGTACTTTCAGGATCCACTGCTGCCACAGAGTGTGGCTGCAAGTGTCTCCACTCTACTCCACCTCCACACAGTTTCTCTTAAAAGTTAGCACACCAAGTCCCCCTGATGTTGCCAACACCTAGGTTTGCCATGATAGGAACCTGTTGTACATTGGCTGCATTCCACCTGCTTCAATGCTGTAACTTTCCTTAAAATGTGACTATGATTTTAATTCTTAAGTCACCTCACCTCTAGGAATTACTGCAGTTATTCCACAGCATCATAATGTCAGTTTCCACCACAGAGCATACAAGCTCTCTGCTTTCAGCTCACTAGGACATCTAACCATGCCCATCACTGGGACCCAAGTCTCCAAACACACACCATTCCCAGGTGATTCTTAAGAACTTAAGCTACTATGGGGAAGGCAgtagaaaaaggaggaagagaagtaCGGTACCACTGTAGGTTgagttttcaaggaaaaataaagatgaaaaggaCTTTGTAAAAGCACTCACtacaaaatcaacaaaaaatatatatatgaaaatcCAGCTACCACTTTTTCCAAGTTTACTGATGCTTGTAGAAGGAACAGAATACTCACACACCATCAACAGGTACAGCAGCTTAAAGGACATGACCTCACCTCCTGAATCAACTGtgtcttgtttttcttgttgtttttttgtttcttcagataCGACAGAAAAAGCTGCTACAGACAATTCCTCTTTAGCATCAAACCAATCTTCATTCCCTTCTTCATTTTTCACACAGCCTTGACAGTTGAAAATTCCAGAGTGTTAAAGTTCAGACTGGTGTACATCATACAAACACAGAtcaaatttctttctgctcaAGAGGATTCCAGCTATCTCCATAATTTGATACAAAGAAATGACACATACTagttttcatttctgatttaaacagcaaaattttctttcaagatgTAAAGCATTAGAAAGAGCTGAAACAATATTAAACATTCCCCCACAGGAAGGACAGCTGAGTATCTACAGGTGCTTTACAtagggtttgggggttttttcccaaCAACTTAATTAACAAATAATGTAACATTTGTACTGGAAACAGATCACTTACCATGTTCTACATTCTCCTCTTTATATTGTTCTTTAAATGTCTTGGAGGAAATAGAATCACCTGGCTGACCACCAGCAGTTACACACACAACCCGGGGATCGTCCTACAAATATGCTTCAGTTATTTCATAGCACTTGGCACCTCaatatacattatttttctgagcttcaggatattaattaattaaatagaTAAATTTTAAAGTTAACCTACTGGTTACCTTCAAGAACCCCCAGGttattttggtttggaaggACCATCAAAATTCTGGTCACATCAGCTACATTTGAAATTACTGGCAGAGAATCCCAACTTGAGTCCTAGAGAATGTGACTGTATTTGCATACAGCCAAAAGGAGACTGCTTCACAACATTAACATCTAGGAAACTCATTAATGAAGAAGTCCCTACCACGttgacagatattttttttccttgcagttctGGTGCTTTGACTTCAGCTTCACTTGTGCCTGAAACAGAGCTAAAACAGGTGCAAGACTTACACACAAAATATGGCACAACAATTTAAAATTCTACAGTGATACCAAGTACTCTGAAATATTAGAAGTTTCCAAAAACTCAcagtaaaatatataaaacttgCTTCATTCATATTAGCCTAAAATGAGAAGGGTTTTGACACCTGCATTTTATAACAGCAAAGGGATAAAGTTGGGCTGTCTTTCCTTTACACCTAAATGACCTTGTGTGATGTTTCAATGTGTCTTTTCAAGTTGAAATGTCCATGCAGTTCTTGATTAAATTTAATAATGCTTAGcaagaaatttgaaaaaaaggtTATCTAGCTGTTTACGTGATGCAGCAAAACTTATTGCCAGGTTTGTTTTAATCTCCACTTACCTGAAATAACTCAACAttcttaaaaatgtagaaaCATATGAATGCCTGAAAtattaagttatttttctgtCGTTGTTCATAATGGAATTTTAATTCTAGGAGAACACCTGAAACACCTTGTACATCTAATATTATCTTTGTTGGCAGCAAAGtcttgttttggtgtttggtttggggttttttttgtggttgttggtttttgtttctttttttattattattatttttttcaagacagaCAGCATTTggattaagaaaaatatttttctgtagaagCAGGAAACGGGGAAAATTACGAGAAATAAAGGAATTCTaagtttaaaatctttaaactcacttctcatttatttttaaaaaccataaaTGATGACTACTTACTCATGGCAAAGCTCCTTTCTGAATAACTgccaaagaaagagaaaatatttctcttaatttactgaagaaaacaatttataataaaaccaaaaatcaatTAGTAAACTACCTTGGAGGGGACATAAGAAAAAGAGACTGGGAACAAGTTCATCTCAACTGACAGCGGTGGAAGTGCATCTAAAGGTAtgcccatttttatttttgttctcatACTGATGTATTTCTTCTTTAGCTCTTCCAAAACCAACATGAGAGATGAATCCAATTCAGTATTTACATTTTGCCTGCTAAAATATGTAGAAGAAAATAAGTTGAACTTAAGGAGACATTTATCTTACTGCTTCCAGAACTGCTCAAACATTATACAGTGTTCAGAGATTCCTCTGCTTCCTGCAAGAAGAGGAACTCACCCCCAAGGCCCAGAGTCAAACTGCTCAGAGCCAAACTTTCACAGCACTACTGAATGTTCTCTTGGACCCCCTCCTAAGCTGTGGAGCAGACACCAGGGTAAGGAGGGTTTAGAGCTCTCTGTGGCACAGTAAAGTGTTCAGAGGCAGGGCTCCTTGGGTGAATTCCAGGTTCCTTACAGGGTTAATGCTTTATAAACCAGAGACTCTGCAATCACCACCCCCTTCCTGCCTTCTTAGCCGTCCTGcacctcctctttcttctttgaCACTTCCTCTCCCTTATGCATCTTGTCCACTCCTGAACATTCTCTGTTCTACTCTTTCTGcacttttccttttgtatttgaCATTCCTGGAAAGAAGCTGGGTGTTGCTGGGCCTCAGAGTGCTACAGAAAATTTTAGGCTGAAAATAACTTAAGACAATGCAAACTCTTTTGGACAACAACACTAAACTATAAACACTACTACAAACTATGTATAGGCTACATCAATGATATTTAGCAATTAATGCCTTTTAACCAAGTTATCCACTTCACTAAAAAGTACATGCCTgataaaaaaagtgttttcctcCAAAGCTGGCTTGCAAATCTTCAAGCAGTGCTGATAGCACATCTGATAATGACAGTTCAGAATCTGCAGTTCTGCTTCAATTGctctctgcagtattttttgaCAGCAGCTTGATGCAGAATTCTTCACAGCTTCTTTGTCAACATGTATCagcctttaaaataataataaaatcttgAAGCCCTTGAATCACTATTTTACATtcattatgttttattttgtaacatgtagcttttcagcagctttttctgaTATAAGGAAatgaacaataaataaaaaaataaatcagttccTGTTGTTTACTGCACACAAAAAATGATGTCTTACAGTAGCTTCAATATTGTAATAATCCATAACTGAGTAGCAGAAACTGCATGAGCatcataatctttttttctatcaaaaaaGTGGTGTGGTAAGAGCAAAAAGAACCTCAGAAACTCTGTTGATCTACAGAACCACCTTGCTTcagtcacagaataatttgagtTGGAAAGCAACTCTGGAGACCAGTAGTACAACCACCTGTTCAAAGCAGGGCTAACTTCAAAACTAGCGTTgtgggtgggtttgttttttgttttgtttcaaatctTCCAGAAAGGAGACAGTATCAATACTGCTCTCATGGTTCTTGTACTCACTTAAAACTCCCCCATTGTAATTTCTCGGTTTTTGCCCCTTCAAAACAGACCTCTGCAAAGAATCTGACTCCAACTTCTCAGCAACCCACCACCAGATTGCCAAGAATGGCAGGGAGGTTCCCCACCTTCTGAACCTTCCCTTCTCTGGGCTGATCCaacccagttccctcagctctCTTCACACATCAAGCGCTCTACCAGCTCCATTCACCATCTCCATGGTCTTCCCGTGGGTTTTCTTTGGTCTGCCAATCTCTTTCTTGCACAAGGCCCACAGCTTGAGATACCTTTCCATATGCAACCTCACAAGCACCAAACTAAAGACCCAACACCTCCTTCCATCTGCTGGCTGCACGCTTGCTAATGCAGCTCAGGATGTGATTTCCCTTCTTTGCCCTAGGACAGCACTGCTGATTTACACTCACTTTGTTCTTGGCCATTTTGCAACTGTAGACAAAGGCCATTTTAGTCTTCCTACAACTTCAGGAGATCTTCAGCTCCTCCTTTTTAGAGTGACCTTGTCCAGGTCACTCTAAAGGACAGCCTGACCCCCCAGCATAGGAGCTGCTGCTCCGCAGTCATTTAGTCACTCAGTTTTGTTAAGTCACAGATAAACTTTCAATCATGAAAAAACTTACCCAGCATCTAGAATTCCAAACCAGGAAGAATTTAAGACCCACCTGTCAGTGTTATTATCACTGCTACAAAGCTCACTGTTTGATTCCTGCTGTTCctaaataaaaagtatttcaaaagtTACAGATTAGCATTTGGATAGACAAGTGCTCAGCAacttagttaaaaaaaaaaagttatatataTCAAAATTGTTCAGATGTtggttgctttatttttaattacctgAACTTGTGATCTTCTTTCAGCTGTTGCAGTATTGCCATCCGAGTGTTTTTCCATTCTGTCATTAAATTGTGACAGAATTTCCTCTGTACTACTGGCTCCACACGACCCATCTGGATTACAAGCAATGTCTGCACAGGTTTCACAAAACCATCTCATGGCTCGAGATCTGTTCATCATTGTTATCTCTGTATTGATAGCCCTGGACGAGACACAAACCTGAGCACTGGTACTTCTGCTTGTTGTAAAACAAGCTCTAAAATCAGAACTCACATCAACAGCCTGGTTAATCGTAGAGTCACTGAGAATATTTTCCAAGTTTCCATGATACTCTGGGGTCAGACAGCTGGTATTTCCATGGGAGGATTTATCTGCAACTTCCACCTCAAAAAAGGGATTCTCATCAGTGACAGCTGCTGAGACTGGAAATTGGGATTCAGCATCCTTTGCAGTGCACTCAGTACAGATGGCACTACAGAGGCACACACCAGATTCTTCACAACTGTAGAAAAATGAGTGCTCTGCATGTTTGCAAAATGGCACGGCTACTGCAGGGGCCCTATCCAGTGCTGACAGTAAAGGATTGTCTTGCTTTGCTGAGATGCTGTGAGTGTGTCTGTCATTGTTTTCACACACTTCTCTTGTAGTTGTTTCGGGTGGCAGTGTACTATCAATCACTGAGCAATCTTTCACCTCTTTGTTTCCTAACCTGTCACATAAAAACATGTTTGGGCAGACCCTTTCTTTACTCACACAAGAATGACTTTCAAGCATGCTTCCACACTCAATACTGTGATACTCTGTCTGCTCTTCATCATCAAAAATTGAGCCATTGCAATCTGGCAGAGACACGGAGTCCTGAAGCAGGTGGGGGAGCTCTGGCATAGCAGATTCCAGGCAGGTCCAGTCAGCTACACCATTCTCAGGAGCAAGAGAACAATCTTCTGACATATCAACAAGATTTTGTTCCTTTGCCACTGCACTCCCTGGAACTTCATGTactctctctctcctgtttgACATTTCAACTTCCATAGTTTtcctttgctcagaaaatgtACTGGAGctatttctgtcttcaaaatTCTGCTTGTGAGCACGGAGATATTCAAACTGTGTATCTTCACCTAAATGGCTTTTTCTGCAATCATCAGATAATCCACAATTAAGGCATGTATCATCACATGCTCCTCCCAATATAACAGcctctttcttgctttcacCTACCTGTGCACAGCGAATTCTCTGTTTATTATACACTTCACTATCTGCAACTAAAGATGAAAAATCTTGCTATTAACGTTGCCAAAGCAGACACATACAACAGATGACTTCCCCCCCCCGCACTTTTGCCTTAAAGACAAGAACCACAACAGCTCCAGGGATGCCCTAAGCAAATAATAACCTTGGTTTTACTACTAGTGATGCAGCCAGATGCTCAAGAGCTGCCAGGTTAGTTGGAAACCGTTTCTGGCGTTAAAAGGGGAGGCCCCACATCGCCGTGCACTGGGGAAGAAGGGTGCCCCTCACAATACGCCAGTGCCTCCGTTGGCCCAAGGGGAACACCCAGACAGGGAACGAGCGCTCACCCCGGCGGCCGGAGGGGGGGCATGGGGGTGGActgagcagctttcctgctgcccaAGCTAAGTCGCCCTCCTTCCACGTCCCGGAAGGCGCTGGTATCAGCGCCGGTCCCGCAGCGCCTCTCCCCCACCTCAGCGCCAGCCGGGACAGAAACCGCTTCCCTCCCAACCACCGCCCAACCGCCAACCGCCCCTTCTCTCTGACGGGCCCGCCCCGCGCATGCGCCCTCCGCCTGTTGCCCAGGCGGCGGTTCCGTTCTGTCCTCATGGACTCGCCGTGCGCTCTCGGGGAGCCCTCGGTGCAGCCTGCCCTGGACACCGCAGCCTCCTCTTATTCCATAGGCATTAAAACCTACCGGCAGCTCGAAGGCTTTCCTTCTGAAGGAGCGGA
The nucleotide sequence above comes from Heliangelus exortis chromosome 6, bHelExo1.hap1, whole genome shotgun sequence. Encoded proteins:
- the RBM44 gene encoding RNA-binding protein 44, producing MLVLEELKKKYISMRTKIKMGIPLDALPPLSVEMNLFPVSFSYVPSKLFRKELCHDSVSGTSEAEVKAPELQGKKISVNVDDPRVVCVTAGGQPGDSISSKTFKEQYKEENVEHGCVKNEEGNEDWFDAKEELSVAAFSVVSEETKKQQEKQDTVDSGEAKIMESGSVCSFVRVGGLSTSVSEDDLRSRFQKYQIADTIISVNSSNCRHVFLSFKDTSKAKLAVEEMNQKKIKGKPLSVELVNISLENKRFVPQVLANKLWHEIQTVDKSQRNYQSKTVASASKSVKGPDATFASEKTHLLPITSSEISCFTQVPSDTKCPDWKSFTEDKDTGENSLQKTTVPLSTNSHDAFIPPNMLNLSNFTKLMKKLQKLHPEASRDRIVDALLEVRKNNKGILSGLSISSIMERTSVILEKSTPS
- the LOC139797231 gene encoding RNA-binding protein 44-like; its protein translation is MRTERNRRLGNRRRAHARGGPVREKGRLAVGRWLGGKRFLSRLALRWGRGAAGPALIPAPSGTWKEGDLAWAAGKLLSPPPCPPSGRRGERSFPVWVFPLGQRRHWRIQDFSSLVADSEVYNKQRIRCAQVGESKKEAVILGGACDDTCLNCGLSDDCRKSHLGEDTQFEYLRAHKQNFEDRNSSSTFSEQRKTMEVEMSNRRERVHEVPGSAVAKEQNLVDMSEDCSLAPENGVADWTCLESAMPELPHLLQDSVSLPDCNGSIFDDEEQTEYHSIECGSMLESHSCVSKERVCPNMFLCDRLGNKEVKDCSVIDSTLPPETTTREVCENNDRHTHSISAKQDNPLLSALDRAPAVAVPFCKHAEHSFFYSCEESGVCLCSAICTECTAKDAESQFPVSAAVTDENPFFEVEVADKSSHGNTSCLTPEYHGNLENILSDSTINQAVDVSSDFRACFTTSRSTSAQVCVSSRAINTEITMMNRSRAMRWFCETCADIACNPDGSCGASSTEEILSQFNDRMEKHSDGNTATAERRSQVQEQQESNSELCSSDNNTDRLIHVDKEAVKNSASSCCQKILQRAIEAELQILNCHYQMCYQHCLKICKPALEENTFFIRHVLFSEVDNLVKRH